Part of the Parambassis ranga chromosome 16, fParRan2.1, whole genome shotgun sequence genome, GTGATGTAACAGAGTGGATATACAACAAACATATCAAAGTGGCAAATATATCAAAAAGCAAAGAAAGCTGAAACACAGCAGTCTAACACACTTTATCACATCTGCTGCCGCTTCCTGCTCATTCACCACTCCATCTATTCTCATCCCTcactccactcctcctcctcctccttctctacCTTTATCACTTCAATCACTTGGCGATGTGCCTTGTGCCACTCAGAAGGCCTGCTGCCCGTTCCACTTCACgcgacacaaacacacacacactcatacactccACAGATTTGTGTCTTCACTCTGTCCgtcatccatctgtctgtcGGAGGCTGCACTTTGAAGCTCTGTGCAATCTGGGTAGTTATCATACATACTGtacgcacacgcacgcacacacacacacacatacacgcacacacatctcCAGCTGGACTGCTGctcactcacagacactcaGCCAGTTGaatattcatcatcatcatgctctGAGGACCTTGTAGGCTACAGCCCAGTGGTGTCAATTAAGGGACCAGAATCTGTTTTGTGTcagtttgttctttttcttcctgacagagcagcactgaTTTAATGGCTGAACCCTCACAGTGACCTCAACAATGTGCACACAGCACTTCAATAAGCTTCCTCTTTGGggacagagaaggagggggatTGTCTACCTCATGAATTTGTAATGCAAACTTTTACCACAAGTGTGAATGAGAAATTAGAAGAGCTTAATGTATGCTTACCCTGTGATATAAGGTAATATGTGTGGGTTTAGTGTAGGGGTGGGTAAAATGGATCAAATCTTCAGTTGTGGTATAAACACACAGTGGCTGAATTTGTTTAACTATTGTTAAAAGCTCCCTTCTACAAGTGTTTTATTGAGTTCTGTCCATGTCTTATGTTTTAGGATCTATTATGTATGTGTAAAGCACTGTTACTCTGAGGTTTTGTGCTATACAAACCAAGACATTCATTTTGTGCCAAACATGACTTTTAAAGTTCAGCAGGAGCTAATATGAAGCTTTAACACACACAAGTTAATCAAATCAAGTTGGTCTGGCCTGAGACTAAGAATAGATATGTTCTGAAATGAAGTTGGATGTAACTGAAATCCAGTCCACTTGGTTAACCTTTGCTCCTGAGTGAGTGAGCCAAACACTGAAATACAATGGAGCTTAGCACAGGCCTGTCAGCGAGCCAAAGCTCCTCTCTCCGCTCACTGACCACTGCAGAAATAAGGAAGGGGACAGCCATGAGAACCCCATCAGGTCATTTGTGCGGTACGGTATTTAATAACTTATCTCCAGCTTAGCTCTGTTAGGCTCCATGGCTTAAATGGAGCAGAAAATTGAGAGAGTGCAAAAAACAGAGGACTGCCTTACAAACTCAATTACTCCCTGGTGGCAGTCAAAGTGGTCAGTGTGCACACCCAAGCCGATACAGATATCTCAGGTTCTCTTTAACATGATGACCCATGTACTGTGTTTGATCATTAATGGAGAAAATCAATGGTTAGGATCAGCCTGGTTATAGTGAGGAGTTGTAAGAAAGCTATAGTAGGTGagatttttattaaaatatccACAGCAGACTGAATTGCAGTTGTGAAAATGTATTTCCAATAAGTTAAAATAATTCACATTAATAAAAATCTGAATTTAGTGTTTATGTTAGAATACCTTAAAAACATTTGGTCAAACTCATACAGGATATGCATTAAATACATCAAACAACAGCTGACgcatcaaaatgaaaaacataagcatcttcactcacaatgtaaaaaaaaaaacataaaaccagTGCAAATGAGTCACAGTGTCTCTGACGGTAAGAAAGATTACATCTTTCATAGGATATAGTGCAGAAGTGCAGCTCTTACAAATAGTACTctttatatatactgtacagcTAGAATTATTTAGATTAAATATTCTTTTTTGAGCACTTTAGTGTTTCATAATGAATTGTGTCAAAACGCATCTTCATGTTCAAACCTTTGAGTTAGTAATAGAGCTCAAGCTTTCCCTTTTATAAAAGGCGAATATTTCTCACACTGGAAAGCCAATTCAAAATCACATCAGCCTCTGAAGACTGTACTTTTGGCCCAATAAAAGGAATGGAAATAATATACattcatataaataaattagCATTAAAACgcataaataaatattgcaAGTGCTCCCTTCTTTGAATGTCAATTAATGGCGAGGAAAGTTTAGAGTCTAACCAGACACAAGCAGCCTGCAAAACCTTCTAATGTTTACTTTGGAGTGTTAGGTTTCTATTTCAGACTCAGAGTTATCTAAAGTAGACACAGTGGAGCTGTACCATTCAGcgctctcctgctcctcctgcaccCCTGAACCGCCTCCCCCATCTCCTTGACCACCGCCGCCTCCTCTGTTCCTTCTCTCATTCAGCATTTCCATGGCTACTTGGTGGTAAGGGTGTTTGCGTTTGGTGTGTCGACGCAGGGTGTTGCGCTCGGCAAAGCGCGTGTGGCAGAGTTGGCACTGGTAGGGTTTCTCTCCCGTGTGCACCCTTTGATGGCGCTGGAGCTCACCCGCCTCCCTGAAGCGCTTAGAGCAGATGGGACAGACAAAGTTCCTCTGgcctgtgtggatgtgtttgtgtctctgttgaAAGAAGTGATAAAAGTCATTATTAAACTGGCTAAAAAATGCTAAAAGAATGTTTTTATATAATCCAGTGAAGAAGTAATGGATGAAGAGAAATGTGAGTGTAGTTTAGTTTAACTGCTCCCTGTTTATTGTTAGCATAGTAGCTAGCACTAGCTTCCTGGGGAGGTGTAATTAACAAACAAACCTCCAAGTATGGAGATGAGTTTACAACATTCAGGATGTGTAATCTATGTTTACATTATAAAACAACCTTCTGGTGTGGGAAGCCCTGAAGATTCAAACTTTTTCCTCTGGAATGTTTCCAGGGAAATACATTTCAGATCacaaatgattattattagtGCACGCTGACCTGCAGATGGCTGGAGCGTTTAAAGGCTTTGCCGCACTGCTGGCAGATATGAGGCTTCTTCTGTGAATGAGTGATGGCATGGCGCTCAAGGTCAGAAAGGTAGAAGAAAACCCGTGGACACAGCTGGCAGTACAGCACCCTGCGGGAGCTCAGACTCTTGGGTGAGGACCCCGGGGAGAGAGGGTCGAGGGGGTCAAGAGAGTCGAGTTTACCAGAAGAGAAGATGGGTCCcatgggaggggagggaggagcagcCGAATTGGAGAAATAAAGATGGTCGTCCAGAGGTAAATGTTCTGAGTGAAAGTCAGAGGGGTCAAATTTGGAGTCTGAAGCTGGTGAGTGGGCCTCTGCTTCTGAGGTGGGCTGAGCTAACGGGTCATAGGTCAGACTGGCCTGTGGAGAGGAGGCTGTAAAAGTCAATGGCTTGTTATTTTCATTTGAGACTTCCTCAGCAGATATGGCTTCACTTCCAGGCTTGGATTCAGAGTAGCTGATCTGAGTTTGAATGAGGGGAGCTGTGCCATGGTGCTCGTCCTGCAAAGTAAGAGTGGACCCTGGGACAGCAAGAGAGGTGAGAAGAGAGCCAGAGTTCACATTATTCACGCTGGACAGGATGACGGGAGGATTACTAGGGCTCAGTCTGATGACAGGGTGTGACAGTGTGGGCAGAGGTGATCCCAGAGTGCTGACCTGACCAGAGGACAAAGGAAGGGAGACTGGAGCAGAGGTTGCAGTGATCTGGGACAACTGGCCGGTTGTGGGGTCAAGAACAGCAATGGGCGTGGAGGTAGAGGTGGACTCACCAGAGGATGAaggaacagaggagaggaggagaaacatgGGGGTGGAAGCACCAGGTGAAGTCTGAGAAACAGACAGGGGAAGCGACAAGCCAacaggagctgaagaagaggaagaggaggagaggaggagaacaggggCATTGGTTGGTGGGTTAGTGAGGATCTGAATGGGTTGTGAGGGCACTGATACCCCAGAGGACACAGTATTAGCCTCCTGAACGGCCTGAATGCTTGGCTCAGCAGCAACTGAAGGATCTGAGTTTGTAGTCAAACTTGTGAAGGCTTCTTTTGTCTGATCAACACTTACTGATGGCGAACCATCAGAAGGTGCATGTAGTGCATTATCTGAACTTTGGCTGGGATCTGCTAATGCAGCTATATGTGAAGACCCAGTTCCTTCTACCTCTGCTGAACTAGTCTGATCTGACTGGAGGCCCTCTGATGTGGAAGCATTGGTTTGCGGCACTTTGAGTCCATCTGGACTGAGAGTATACGGGATTCCCTGGTCATCAATGAGAAGAAGGTTTTCAGTGTCACACTCTAGTGAAGACAGAGAGGTGAGGACGGAGGtagagaagaaagagggagacaggagagagtCTTGAAGTGTATCTGAAACTTCATCCTCTTCTACaatgtctctgtctccttctccttcatATTCGTCTACCTCCATAATCAGCGAGCTCTCACAGCCATAATCGTCCAGAAACCGTCCACACCTCCTCTCCCGATTTTCTCGTTTCTTAGGCAAACTCAGGTCCAGTGGCTCTGTTTGTTCCTCCATCTCAAATCTTCTGCAAGCCTCAATTTCTTGTAAAATTAGAGGaagatttttttcaaattctcTCTCAGCGGTTTCCTCTTCAATTCCTTGTTGGCTGAATATC contains:
- the LOC114448860 gene encoding transcription factor Sp8, translated to MDSQLASVLTSGSLDVQNGSQCGEESGPVTEVFLDPKDHSSASTVPGSPQPCPVKAAVTIRQGTLSINGKKPEVGGTSEPASQETSKSGGFRQPITVKTGVPVLRSQPIRIKIVVPPRCKRPITKSAISLTKDFAHTHLRGPLEVITGKNKLHLSEVTHEGEIMEVTYEKTEEEDKTESFQEAETERGDNMCKERDVLDVKIVHIDGSDISSTNTVKIFSQQGIEEETAEREFEKNLPLILQEIEACRRFEMEEQTEPLDLSLPKKRENRERRCGRFLDDYGCESSLIMEVDEYEGEGDRDIVEEDEVSDTLQDSLLSPSFFSTSVLTSLSSLECDTENLLLIDDQGIPYTLSPDGLKVPQTNASTSEGLQSDQTSSAEVEGTGSSHIAALADPSQSSDNALHAPSDGSPSVSVDQTKEAFTSLTTNSDPSVAAEPSIQAVQEANTVSSGVSVPSQPIQILTNPPTNAPVLLLSSSSSSSAPVGLSLPLSVSQTSPGASTPMFLLLSSVPSSSGESTSTSTPIAVLDPTTGQLSQITATSAPVSLPLSSGQVSTLGSPLPTLSHPVIRLSPSNPPVILSSVNNVNSGSLLTSLAVPGSTLTLQDEHHGTAPLIQTQISYSESKPGSEAISAEEVSNENNKPLTFTASSPQASLTYDPLAQPTSEAEAHSPASDSKFDPSDFHSEHLPLDDHLYFSNSAAPPSPPMGPIFSSGKLDSLDPLDPLSPGSSPKSLSSRRVLYCQLCPRVFFYLSDLERHAITHSQKKPHICQQCGKAFKRSSHLQRHKHIHTGQRNFVCPICSKRFREAGELQRHQRVHTGEKPYQCQLCHTRFAERNTLRRHTKRKHPYHQVAMEMLNERRNRGGGGGQGDGGGGSGVQEEQESAEWYSSTVSTLDNSESEIET